In one window of Kosmotoga pacifica DNA:
- a CDS encoding NADH-quinone oxidoreductase subunit D: MSKEVKLFLGPNHPGMHGNSSVHLYVEGDTVVKSRLVPGFLHRGFEKLMERRTWMQNLALIPRICVPEPDINEMVYAMAIETLTGIEVPEKAHWIRMIILELARIAAHLMAMGGIGGATGLYTMPYWVMPDRDRILDIFEKITGARIYHMYIIPGGVRKDLPQGIEKDILEVLDYIESRSDEYENLLLKHRVIRTRTKGLGVLTREEALEMGVTGVGLRATGLPYDIRKVDPYARYDKVEFEVPTATEGDGYARFTLKYLELQQSIRIIRQCIDMMPKEGPVNVRFSRGSALRFRVPAGSVYAHVESSRGEYGYFVVSDGGEKPYRIHVRGASYPQGLYGVENKLPGTRIEDVALWLGTMDFCSPEIDR; encoded by the coding sequence ATGAGTAAGGAAGTCAAACTCTTTCTTGGACCTAACCACCCTGGTATGCACGGAAATTCCAGCGTACATTTGTACGTGGAAGGGGATACTGTTGTTAAATCTAGATTAGTGCCTGGTTTCTTGCACAGGGGCTTTGAAAAACTCATGGAGCGACGAACTTGGATGCAAAACCTTGCTCTTATTCCAAGAATCTGCGTTCCTGAACCCGACATAAATGAGATGGTGTATGCCATGGCCATTGAGACTCTGACGGGTATTGAGGTCCCTGAAAAGGCTCATTGGATCAGAATGATTATTCTTGAGCTCGCTCGCATAGCCGCCCATTTGATGGCTATGGGGGGAATCGGGGGAGCAACAGGTCTGTACACTATGCCTTATTGGGTAATGCCAGACAGGGATAGAATACTCGATATCTTCGAGAAAATTACTGGCGCCAGGATTTATCATATGTACATCATTCCCGGTGGCGTGAGAAAAGATCTCCCACAGGGTATAGAAAAAGACATTCTTGAAGTTCTGGATTATATAGAAAGCAGGAGCGACGAATACGAAAATCTGCTTTTAAAACACAGGGTAATCAGAACCAGGACGAAAGGCTTAGGTGTTCTCACCAGAGAAGAAGCTCTGGAGATGGGAGTTACTGGTGTAGGATTGAGAGCAACAGGACTTCCGTACGACATAAGAAAAGTAGACCCATATGCCAGATATGACAAAGTAGAATTCGAAGTGCCCACTGCTACAGAAGGCGACGGTTATGCCCGATTCACCCTAAAGTACTTGGAACTGCAGCAGAGCATCAGAATAATAAGGCAGTGTATTGATATGATGCCCAAAGAAGGACCTGTGAACGTGAGGTTCTCCAGAGGAAGCGCCCTCAGATTCAGGGTACCTGCTGGAAGCGTTTACGCTCATGTAGAGTCTTCAAGAGGGGAATACGGATACTTTGTCGTTTCAGATGGTGGAGAGAAACCGTATAGAATCCACGTCCGTGGTGCTTCTTATCCTCAAGGTCTTTATGGGGTAGAAAACAAACTTCCCGGTACACGAATTGAAGACGTCGCTCTCTGGCTCGGAACAATGGACTTCTGTTCACCGGAGATCGACAGGTGA
- the icd gene encoding isocitrate dehydrogenase (NADP(+)), with protein MEERKITVENNSIHIPDRPIIPYIEGDGIGPEIMRAAMMVWNSAVSCAYAGKRKVTWKEIYAGEKAIKIFGDPLPEETIEAIRSHVVSIKSPLTTPVGRGYRSLNVKLRQILDLYACIRPVKWIKGVPAPVKHPELLDVVIFRENTEDVYAGIEWKKGSQEAKKVIAFLKDTFNLEIRNDSGLGLKPISEFATKRITRKAIQYALENGRKNITIVHKGNIMKYTEGAFMEWAYEVAMNEFKDKVILEEELNESISEKLIIKDRIADNMFQQILLEPSEYDIILLPNLNGDYLSDAAAAQVGGIGLVSGANVGDFIALFEPTHGTAPQLAGKGIANPTSLILSGAMMFDYIGWKEVGSIIRKAVEKTIMDEKMTVDLAKKKGVEPLKTTEFAEEIVKNIEE; from the coding sequence TTGGAGGAACGGAAAATAACAGTAGAAAACAACAGTATTCATATCCCAGACAGACCTATAATTCCATACATCGAAGGTGACGGAATAGGCCCCGAAATAATGAGAGCGGCAATGATGGTGTGGAATTCGGCAGTTTCTTGTGCTTATGCAGGAAAAAGAAAGGTTACATGGAAGGAAATATATGCAGGTGAAAAGGCTATAAAAATTTTTGGTGACCCACTCCCTGAAGAAACAATCGAGGCTATTAGGAGCCATGTCGTTTCAATAAAATCACCTTTGACTACCCCGGTTGGCAGAGGATACAGGAGCCTCAATGTAAAACTCAGGCAGATTCTGGATCTATATGCGTGTATAAGACCAGTTAAATGGATAAAAGGAGTTCCAGCTCCAGTCAAACATCCGGAACTTTTAGATGTGGTGATTTTTCGTGAAAACACGGAAGATGTATATGCCGGAATAGAATGGAAAAAAGGATCACAGGAAGCGAAAAAGGTCATTGCCTTTTTAAAAGATACGTTTAACCTGGAAATTAGAAATGATTCTGGTCTTGGATTAAAGCCCATAAGTGAATTTGCTACAAAGAGAATTACAAGAAAGGCTATACAATACGCCCTGGAAAATGGCAGAAAGAATATCACCATAGTTCATAAAGGAAACATAATGAAATATACAGAGGGAGCCTTCATGGAATGGGCTTACGAAGTAGCTATGAATGAATTCAAAGACAAAGTAATTCTAGAGGAAGAGTTGAATGAATCTATATCTGAAAAATTAATTATAAAAGATAGAATTGCGGATAACATGTTCCAGCAGATACTTTTGGAACCTTCAGAATACGATATAATACTTCTCCCCAACCTGAATGGCGATTATTTGTCAGACGCTGCTGCAGCTCAAGTTGGAGGTATAGGGTTAGTTTCTGGAGCGAATGTAGGAGATTTCATAGCTCTGTTTGAACCAACACATGGCACAGCACCACAGCTCGCTGGAAAAGGTATAGCAAACCCAACATCCTTGATATTATCCGGTGCTATGATGTTTGATTATATTGGGTGGAAAGAAGTTGGAAGCATCATAAGAAAAGCTGTAGAAAAAACCATAATGGATGAGAAGATGACGGTGGATCTTGCAAAAAAGAAAGGTGTAGAGCCTCTTAAAACCACTGAATTTGCAGAAGAGATCGTAAAAAATATTGAAGAATAG
- a CDS encoding 3-isopropylmalate dehydratase large subunit, producing MGKTIAEKIISEHARKDVNPGDIVVAEVDIAMVQDGTGPLTVDEYYTMGFDALKVTNSILFIDHASPSPRKELSNAHRKLRDFSKKAGAFLSDIGEGVSHQILVEKYVKPGDLVVGADSHTCTSGALGAFATGMGSTDVALAFGLGKVWLKVPASLKFVLNGKIPDGVFSKDIILHIIGLIGADGANYKVMEFEGEVIEQMSQEERFTITNMAIEAGAKSGIITPDDKTREFLKSHGRESDYKEIKPDPDAVYEKIYKMDISNLEPVVALPHTVDNTKSIKDVEGTKIDQVFIGTCTNGRLEDLRIAASILKSKEKHPDVRLIVIPASKDIYLKAMDEGLIKIFVESGATVLAPGCGPCVGVHQGVLGDGERVLSTQNRNFKGRMGNPKAEIFLASPATAAASAITGKITDPRKFLT from the coding sequence ATGGGAAAAACCATCGCGGAGAAAATAATATCCGAGCATGCGAGAAAAGACGTAAATCCCGGAGATATTGTTGTTGCTGAAGTAGATATAGCTATGGTTCAAGATGGAACAGGTCCTTTGACTGTTGATGAATACTACACAATGGGGTTTGATGCTCTCAAAGTCACAAATTCTATTCTTTTCATAGACCATGCCTCACCAAGTCCCCGAAAAGAACTGTCAAATGCACATAGAAAATTGAGAGATTTTTCGAAAAAAGCAGGAGCCTTTCTTTCAGATATAGGCGAGGGGGTATCACACCAAATACTCGTTGAGAAATATGTGAAACCTGGTGATCTTGTTGTCGGTGCTGATTCTCATACATGCACTTCCGGCGCTCTTGGAGCATTTGCTACCGGAATGGGATCTACGGATGTTGCTCTCGCTTTTGGGCTTGGAAAAGTGTGGCTAAAAGTTCCTGCGAGCTTAAAATTCGTTTTGAATGGCAAAATCCCAGATGGAGTTTTTTCAAAGGATATAATTTTACACATAATTGGTCTCATTGGAGCTGACGGTGCAAATTACAAGGTGATGGAATTTGAGGGAGAGGTTATAGAACAAATGTCACAGGAAGAAAGATTCACCATAACCAATATGGCAATCGAAGCAGGAGCGAAATCAGGAATAATAACCCCGGATGATAAGACGAGGGAATTCCTCAAATCTCATGGTAGAGAGTCGGATTACAAAGAAATAAAACCTGATCCTGACGCGGTTTACGAAAAAATCTATAAAATGGATATATCCAATCTCGAGCCAGTGGTTGCTCTTCCTCACACCGTTGATAATACTAAAAGTATTAAAGACGTGGAAGGTACCAAGATCGATCAGGTATTCATCGGTACCTGTACAAATGGGAGACTCGAAGATCTAAGAATAGCAGCTTCGATTTTAAAGAGCAAAGAAAAACATCCTGACGTGAGGTTAATAGTTATACCTGCATCAAAAGATATCTATCTAAAAGCCATGGATGAAGGTCTGATAAAAATCTTTGTGGAAAGCGGCGCGACGGTGCTTGCGCCAGGCTGCGGTCCTTGTGTGGGTGTCCATCAAGGTGTTCTTGGAGATGGAGAAAGGGTCTTATCGACCCAGAATAGAAATTTCAAAGGGAGAATGGGAAATCCGAAGGCTGAAATATTCCTTGCTTCTCCAGCAACCGCAGCAGCTTCAGCTATAACCGGGAAAATTACCGACCCGAGGAAATTCCTTACATAA
- a CDS encoding 3-isopropylmalate dehydratase small subunit, translating into MVKGKVWKFGDDISTDHIAPGRYFHLRTNLSELAKHVLEDAREDFPERVEKGDMIVAGKNFGMGSSREHAPRIMKLAGVSCVIAKSFARIFYRNSINIGLPLVELKEAEEISEGDVVEVDLKNGTVENLTKRKTYKFKPMPDFILKIVEKGGIKNYIKEFGDYFVE; encoded by the coding sequence ATTGTTAAGGGAAAAGTCTGGAAATTCGGTGATGATATTTCAACTGATCATATAGCACCTGGAAGGTACTTTCATTTGCGCACCAATCTTTCAGAACTCGCAAAACATGTTCTTGAAGATGCAAGGGAAGATTTTCCCGAAAGAGTTGAAAAAGGAGATATGATAGTCGCTGGAAAAAACTTCGGAATGGGATCTTCCAGAGAGCATGCTCCCAGGATAATGAAACTTGCAGGTGTTTCGTGCGTAATAGCAAAATCCTTTGCAAGGATATTTTATAGAAACTCAATAAATATAGGTCTTCCTCTGGTGGAACTCAAAGAAGCTGAGGAGATAAGCGAAGGTGATGTAGTAGAGGTCGATCTTAAAAATGGAACTGTGGAGAATCTCACCAAAAGGAAAACTTACAAATTTAAACCCATGCCAGATTTTATATTGAAGATCGTAGAAAAAGGCGGAATAAAAAATTACATAAAAGAGTTTGGAGATTACTTTGTGGAGTGA
- a CDS encoding inorganic phosphate transporter — protein MFLALIPALFFGWSLGANDASNVFGTAVTNGIVRFRVATIISAIFIVIGALVNGSKGLETISSISSQTMLSAAITALAAAVTVTIMTWIGLPVSSSQAMVGSIIGIGLIKANVQWYVLVKVVLAWLGTPIGGIIFGFLGYKVFARYFNRINSLRVQDLTIKAAALIIGAYGSYALGANNVANVTGIFAGLIPFELAALIGGVSIALGVLTFSKRVMLTVGKEIIALDSFSAVIAVFGESVTVWIYALVGVPVSTSQAIVGAVIGAGLARGSVSVNAKTIKRIVLGWLETPLISGVLSAVLFLFAGLFVK, from the coding sequence ATGTTTCTTGCCCTTATACCTGCTCTTTTCTTTGGATGGTCTCTGGGTGCAAATGATGCGTCGAATGTATTTGGAACAGCTGTTACAAACGGAATCGTACGTTTTAGAGTCGCTACGATAATTTCGGCTATCTTCATAGTCATTGGGGCACTTGTGAACGGTTCAAAAGGGCTTGAAACAATAAGCAGTATAAGCTCACAGACAATGCTCTCGGCAGCTATTACAGCATTGGCTGCTGCCGTTACAGTAACAATAATGACTTGGATTGGTCTGCCTGTCTCTTCTTCACAGGCTATGGTTGGTTCTATTATTGGTATTGGATTGATAAAAGCAAATGTTCAGTGGTATGTTCTGGTGAAAGTGGTGCTCGCCTGGTTGGGTACACCGATAGGTGGAATAATATTCGGATTTTTAGGATACAAAGTATTTGCCAGGTATTTCAACAGGATAAATTCATTACGTGTACAGGATTTAACCATAAAGGCAGCAGCTCTTATTATTGGAGCATATGGTTCATACGCTCTTGGAGCTAATAACGTGGCAAACGTTACCGGGATTTTCGCGGGTCTAATTCCCTTTGAACTGGCTGCACTCATTGGTGGTGTTAGCATAGCCTTGGGGGTACTTACTTTTAGTAAAAGAGTAATGTTGACCGTTGGTAAGGAAATAATAGCTCTTGATTCATTTTCGGCGGTCATAGCAGTGTTTGGTGAGTCTGTAACGGTCTGGATTTATGCTCTTGTAGGAGTGCCTGTTTCCACTTCGCAAGCTATTGTAGGAGCCGTAATTGGAGCCGGTCTCGCCAGGGGATCTGTGAGTGTAAACGCGAAAACAATAAAAAGAATTGTCCTCGGTTGGCTTGAAACACCTCTTATCTCAGGTGTTCTTTCTGCTGTACTCTTTCTATTTGCTGGTTTGTTTGTAAAGTAG
- a CDS encoding ferritin-like domain-containing protein: protein MYEARKLLEVALNFEKAGQEFYKSNLEKVNQALAKETFKYLMEMEAAHVKYIETLIEQLPKGEPVSVPVDDSDKTFEKRLTSQALSEGTYTSDLADLSILRMAYLIEKDFVEYYDRASKKLEDESLHALLITLRDWEKGHVAIIKALMEKIYEKHSLDLGFYG, encoded by the coding sequence ATGTATGAAGCAAGGAAGCTTCTCGAGGTCGCTTTGAACTTTGAGAAAGCCGGGCAAGAATTTTACAAGAGTAATTTGGAAAAAGTAAATCAGGCATTAGCAAAAGAGACGTTCAAATATTTAATGGAAATGGAAGCCGCGCACGTAAAATATATAGAGACACTCATTGAACAACTGCCAAAGGGTGAGCCTGTTTCGGTTCCAGTCGACGATAGCGACAAAACTTTTGAAAAAAGACTCACATCTCAAGCGCTATCAGAAGGCACATATACCAGCGACCTGGCTGATTTGTCCATTTTAAGAATGGCGTATCTCATTGAAAAGGACTTCGTCGAATATTACGACAGAGCCTCTAAAAAATTGGAGGATGAGTCTCTCCACGCGCTGCTGATTACACTACGAGACTGGGAAAAAGGACATGTTGCCATTATTAAAGCGCTGATGGAAAAAATTTACGAAAAGCACTCCCTTGACTTAGGTTTTTACGGTTGA
- a CDS encoding FAD-dependent oxidoreductase, producing the protein MSVYETFKKSFWGPTIAWKRLFTKPVTIRVPKVYREAAPRYRGFHVNDWELCSGCSTCSKVCPTDAIKMVPVDITVEPGKKAQRPAIDYGRCTFCAMCVDICTTGSLNMTREYIHISDDPNTFFFLPDETGIHHNNPPLGYQRDENSDLLDLERVEMEELPGEDRVDSFIEFVKGYSREQAIVEASRCVDCELCIDVCPANMDIPRYIESVYRDNTTEGVDWIYKTNPLPGVCGRVCTHKCETVCSIGHRGEPVAIRWLKRYIIDQESTEDIIRHAKEEIVKKSTGKVAIIGAGPSGLAAAYYLALMGYSITIFESKALPGGVMRYGIPRYRLPDEALDKDIEVIKALGVEIKCNTTVGKDITLDELKEKYDAVFLGTGFTTGRSTRVPGTDHKNVLMALPLLEKIRDYLRDPENAEKPPIPASLIVIGGGNVAMDVARSVARLQKMEGKKINVKVTSLESMEEMPADLEEIVEGKEEGIMFFPSRGPKEVVIKDGKIVGLKTVACTRVFDEEGRFNPQFDESDVTIIEGEMIVEAIGQAPDYSYLPEELSEKLEFVRGRLLVNEKGQTSIPWLFAGGDIVHGPDIIHGVADGHKAAIGIDEFLRNKEG; encoded by the coding sequence GTGAGTGTTTACGAAACCTTTAAAAAATCATTCTGGGGACCCACAATAGCCTGGAAAAGGTTGTTCACAAAGCCGGTTACAATTAGAGTTCCAAAAGTATATCGCGAGGCCGCTCCTCGTTACAGGGGCTTCCACGTAAATGACTGGGAACTCTGTTCTGGCTGTTCTACCTGTTCCAAAGTGTGTCCTACAGATGCGATAAAAATGGTACCTGTCGACATAACCGTGGAGCCCGGAAAGAAAGCGCAGAGACCTGCAATAGACTATGGGCGTTGTACTTTCTGCGCGATGTGTGTTGATATCTGCACAACCGGTTCTCTAAATATGACAAGGGAATACATTCACATCTCCGATGACCCGAACACCTTTTTCTTCCTGCCGGATGAGACAGGTATCCACCACAACAACCCACCGCTGGGCTACCAACGCGATGAGAACTCAGATCTTTTGGATCTTGAAAGAGTAGAAATGGAAGAATTGCCTGGCGAAGATAGGGTAGATTCCTTTATAGAATTTGTCAAAGGATACTCAAGGGAACAAGCAATTGTGGAAGCATCACGCTGTGTAGACTGTGAGCTGTGTATCGACGTCTGTCCGGCTAATATGGATATACCGCGCTATATCGAGAGCGTGTACAGGGATAACACGACCGAGGGAGTAGACTGGATATATAAGACTAACCCATTACCGGGAGTTTGTGGTCGTGTTTGTACGCACAAGTGTGAGACTGTCTGTTCAATTGGACACAGAGGTGAGCCAGTGGCTATCAGATGGCTGAAACGCTATATCATCGATCAGGAAAGTACAGAAGATATAATCAGGCACGCAAAAGAAGAGATAGTCAAAAAAAGTACAGGTAAGGTTGCCATCATCGGTGCAGGGCCTTCCGGTCTTGCTGCGGCATATTACCTCGCTCTTATGGGTTACAGTATAACGATCTTCGAGTCCAAAGCTCTTCCTGGTGGTGTTATGCGCTATGGGATTCCAAGGTACAGGTTGCCTGATGAAGCCCTCGATAAAGATATCGAAGTCATAAAGGCCTTAGGAGTCGAGATCAAATGCAATACAACAGTTGGGAAAGACATTACTCTGGACGAATTGAAGGAAAAATACGACGCTGTTTTTCTGGGTACTGGCTTCACCACGGGAAGGTCCACAAGAGTGCCTGGAACGGATCACAAAAACGTTTTAATGGCTCTTCCATTACTGGAGAAAATTAGGGACTATCTGCGTGACCCTGAAAATGCGGAAAAACCTCCAATACCCGCTAGCCTCATCGTTATTGGCGGCGGAAATGTGGCGATGGACGTTGCCAGGAGCGTCGCAAGGCTCCAGAAGATGGAAGGCAAAAAGATTAACGTGAAAGTCACCTCCCTTGAATCTATGGAAGAAATGCCCGCTGACCTCGAAGAAATCGTTGAGGGCAAAGAAGAGGGTATAATGTTTTTCCCCTCTCGTGGACCAAAGGAGGTCGTTATCAAAGACGGAAAGATCGTGGGACTTAAGACCGTTGCCTGTACCCGCGTTTTCGATGAAGAAGGCAGATTTAACCCACAATTTGATGAAAGTGATGTCACGATCATTGAAGGCGAAATGATTGTAGAAGCGATTGGTCAGGCACCCGATTATAGCTATCTTCCTGAAGAGCTCAGTGAAAAACTCGAATTTGTTAGAGGTAGACTTCTCGTTAATGAGAAAGGTCAGACATCTATCCCATGGCTATTCGCTGGTGGTGATATTGTACATGGCCCGGATATCATCCACGGCGTAGCCGATGGTCACAAAGCAGCTATCGGAATAGACGAGTTTCTCAGGAACAAGGAGGGATAA
- a CDS encoding NADH-quinone oxidoreductase subunit C, with translation MSSTNEVIFNEVSSLFEKVSFEKISDRKYAVSIEKRQVVSFLETLKRKGFSHMSLITCIDWIEEKEFEIVYTLFNWNTGTTLMVKTRTSREKPVVPTIMEIWPTAKFYERDIHEFFGVKFEGNPDLKPLILESWEEIPPMRKDFDPEKYSKEHFPDRAYEVDFLVKGSENDE, from the coding sequence ATGAGTTCCACGAATGAGGTTATCTTCAACGAAGTTAGCTCTTTATTCGAAAAGGTGAGTTTTGAAAAAATCTCCGATAGAAAATATGCGGTGAGTATAGAAAAAAGACAGGTTGTTTCCTTTCTCGAAACACTCAAGAGAAAAGGTTTTTCTCACATGTCCCTGATCACCTGCATAGACTGGATAGAAGAAAAGGAGTTTGAAATAGTCTATACCCTGTTCAACTGGAACACGGGAACTACCCTGATGGTCAAAACAAGAACCAGTAGGGAGAAGCCAGTTGTCCCAACCATTATGGAAATCTGGCCTACCGCCAAGTTCTACGAACGTGACATTCACGAATTTTTTGGGGTCAAGTTCGAAGGTAATCCAGATCTAAAACCGCTTATTCTGGAAAGCTGGGAAGAAATACCACCTATGCGTAAAGATTTTGATCCTGAGAAATACTCCAAAGAGCATTTCCCCGATAGGGCTTACGAAGTAGACTTTCTTGTAAAAGGAAGTGAAAACGATGAGTAA
- a CDS encoding HD domain-containing phosphohydrolase, giving the protein MRRFIKHNVLFLLIVVTLSIFFWMIVHFGGNQIYDNEAKLQHESVDAQLFTTKEIIRALFRDFEQDLFLLKNIPNTKNYVNDNFESISCKNSIKEIFYELAKTSGRYYQIRIIDSSGQEIIRVNHSLDGTTVIVPDSQLQNKKNRYYFQEAMKMDENQIYASPIDLNIENEKVEIPYTPVIRLATPLFDSEGKKMGILILNVYFSKVLELLHKNMFIQTEDGYLISLNSDKSVNFRKSDYDFTERSGRLELSDIETIHYSTVEFLPGRHLIIAAYHKHPSLNAALQNLTLTSTLIFVLFLILMLIVVYLNFSKTKDLIGAQKAVMSSLAMLAERRDTETGHHLQRTREYAVMLAKQLRKNKKYRKIITSEFIENLRDTAPLHDMGKVGIRDSILLKEGKLTKQEYEEMKKHTIIGKQILQDAIDRYKLKGSYIIMARNICAYHHEKYNGEGYPEGLKGEEIPLEARIFALCDAYDAIRSKRPYKDELPHEEALRRIKADIGKHFDPDIVDAFLECEKEFERVSNIYNSTTAKNLRSFRS; this is encoded by the coding sequence GTGAGAAGATTTATAAAACATAATGTGTTATTCCTGCTGATTGTTGTAACCCTTTCTATTTTCTTCTGGATGATCGTGCATTTTGGCGGGAATCAAATATATGATAACGAAGCGAAATTGCAACATGAAAGCGTAGACGCTCAATTATTTACTACCAAAGAGATCATCAGGGCACTATTCCGTGATTTTGAACAAGATTTGTTTTTGCTAAAGAACATTCCAAACACCAAAAACTACGTGAACGATAATTTTGAATCCATCAGCTGCAAGAATTCGATCAAGGAAATATTCTACGAACTCGCTAAAACTTCAGGGCGGTATTATCAGATCAGAATTATCGATTCTTCAGGCCAGGAAATAATTAGAGTCAATCACAGCTTGGATGGAACTACGGTAATCGTTCCCGATTCACAACTGCAAAATAAAAAAAATCGTTACTATTTTCAGGAAGCCATGAAGATGGATGAAAATCAGATCTACGCATCCCCAATAGATTTGAACATCGAGAATGAAAAGGTAGAAATACCTTATACTCCGGTAATAAGGCTGGCAACCCCTCTCTTTGATTCTGAAGGTAAAAAAATGGGGATTTTGATTCTGAATGTGTATTTTTCAAAAGTTCTCGAGTTGCTACATAAAAACATGTTTATTCAAACCGAAGATGGATATCTAATATCGCTAAATTCAGACAAATCAGTCAATTTTCGTAAATCAGACTACGACTTTACCGAACGCTCAGGTCGTTTAGAGCTTTCAGATATAGAAACCATTCACTACTCTACCGTAGAATTTCTTCCCGGTAGGCACTTGATTATTGCAGCATATCACAAACATCCATCGCTAAACGCAGCTCTCCAAAACCTTACATTGACATCAACACTGATCTTTGTTTTATTTCTCATTCTGATGTTGATAGTTGTTTATTTAAATTTCTCGAAAACAAAGGACCTGATAGGAGCACAAAAAGCTGTCATGTCTTCTCTTGCTATGCTTGCTGAACGTAGGGACACTGAAACAGGGCACCACTTACAAAGGACAAGAGAGTACGCAGTAATGCTGGCAAAACAACTACGCAAGAACAAGAAGTATCGGAAAATTATCACCAGTGAATTCATTGAAAACCTTCGCGATACTGCCCCTTTGCATGACATGGGAAAGGTTGGAATACGGGATTCCATTCTGTTGAAGGAAGGAAAATTGACTAAACAGGAATATGAAGAAATGAAGAAACACACAATAATAGGGAAGCAGATACTTCAAGATGCTATTGATAGGTACAAACTAAAAGGATCGTACATTATCATGGCGAGGAACATCTGTGCGTACCATCACGAAAAATACAACGGTGAAGGATATCCGGAAGGCTTAAAAGGAGAGGAAATTCCTTTAGAAGCGAGAATCTTTGCCCTGTGTGATGCCTATGATGCCATCAGGTCAAAAAGGCCTTATAAAGATGAACTGCCACATGAAGAAGCCCTCAGGAGAATCAAGGCAGATATAGGAAAGCACTTTGATCCCGACATCGTTGATGCTTTCCTAGAATGTGAAAAAGAGTTTGAAAGAGTGAGCAACATTTACAACAGCACGACCGCCAAAAATCTCCGTTCATTCCGTTCATAA
- a CDS encoding citrate/2-methylcitrate synthase — MKGIKIFKGLENVAVAKTSLSHINGEKGRLIYRGIPVEILAEKATFEEVAFLLWFGYLPNRKELDDLIKFMSDNRNIHSEIEDWIVKFPREAHPMDVLRSCVSLFGVFENSRGSHDEIQKAAKITAKFPTIVSYHYRLSRGLNPVPPDKTLDHASNFYYMMTGEKPDEEISKLMNSIFILHAEQGLNASTFAAMVIASTLSDMYSSITGAIGALKGALHGGANEKVIDMIEDIGLPENVESYVEEALKEKRKIPGFGHRVYKTYDPRSKVLREYARKLSSKMDDIKYFPVTEKLEKVVVEKLAHKKIFPNVDLYSGIVYKLLGFPKEIYTTIFAIARVVGWTAHIIEYNKFNKIIRPCGVYIGPMNAEYIPLEARE; from the coding sequence ATGAAAGGCATCAAAATTTTCAAAGGCCTGGAAAATGTGGCCGTTGCAAAAACCTCTTTGAGCCATATAAATGGTGAGAAGGGAAGATTGATATACAGAGGGATCCCTGTGGAAATTCTCGCAGAAAAAGCAACATTTGAAGAAGTTGCCTTTTTGTTATGGTTTGGCTATCTACCGAATAGGAAAGAATTGGATGATCTCATAAAGTTTATGTCAGATAACCGGAACATACATTCTGAAATAGAAGATTGGATTGTTAAATTTCCACGTGAAGCTCATCCGATGGATGTTTTGAGAAGCTGTGTCTCATTATTTGGTGTTTTTGAGAATTCTCGGGGTTCACACGATGAAATTCAGAAAGCGGCTAAAATAACAGCCAAATTTCCAACAATAGTTTCATATCACTACAGACTATCAAGAGGATTGAATCCTGTACCACCTGATAAAACATTGGACCACGCATCTAATTTTTATTACATGATGACTGGTGAGAAACCTGATGAGGAAATTTCAAAACTCATGAACTCAATATTCATTCTTCATGCGGAACAAGGACTGAATGCTTCCACTTTTGCAGCTATGGTAATTGCTTCAACATTATCTGATATGTATTCTTCGATCACAGGTGCAATAGGAGCTCTCAAAGGGGCTCTGCATGGGGGAGCCAATGAGAAAGTGATAGATATGATAGAAGATATAGGTCTTCCGGAGAACGTGGAAAGCTATGTTGAAGAAGCTTTGAAGGAAAAGAGGAAGATTCCCGGATTTGGTCACAGAGTGTACAAAACTTATGATCCAAGATCCAAAGTTTTGAGAGAATATGCAAGAAAGCTTTCTTCGAAAATGGATGATATTAAATACTTCCCGGTGACCGAAAAGCTCGAAAAGGTTGTTGTGGAAAAACTCGCACATAAAAAGATATTCCCAAACGTTGATCTTTATTCCGGGATAGTTTACAAGTTGCTGGGATTTCCTAAGGAAATCTACACAACTATATTTGCTATAGCACGTGTAGTAGGTTGGACAGCTCATATTATCGAATACAACAAATTCAACAAGATAATAAGACCGTGTGGCGTTTACATTGGCCCTATGAACGCTGAGTATATACCTTTGGAAGCGAGGGAATAA